The following are encoded together in the Conger conger chromosome 11, fConCon1.1, whole genome shotgun sequence genome:
- the LOC133140075 gene encoding trace amine-associated receptor 2-like encodes MLSLNATVPLSVDFDRPEDYFIFLFHIIFATSAVLLAGSVVIGISSTKSLRRQNRFIFMLNTSISDTLVGFSVYYLGLFDVQEGFPSRNGTYYILPTLLGVNVFTFLFAQFDRYVAVCYPFFYDSYITQPVAVGACVYSWVHSYSILLAMNVVPISIAAKISAFSIVALQIVVITKILMTIKLYVIARYQIGRDPPSADKENKKESLRIIVFVVISFLALWFPAFINIIVKQQRLRAVRFRNEATNLFAIMARFNALTTPAVYVWGSPALREAVKRAVWGRVCPKRKRR; translated from the coding sequence ATGCTCTCGCTCAACGCCACCGTTCCCCTCTCGGTCGACTTCGATCGCCCTGAAGACTACTTCATTTTTCTCTTCCATATTATTTTCGCTACGAGCGCGGTCCTCCTCGCGGGCTCAGTGGTCATTGGAATCTCGAGCACGAAGAGTCTTCGGCGTCAGAATAGATTTATTTTCATGCTCAACACCAGCATCAGCGACACTCTTGTCGGATTCTCTGTGTATTATCTTGGTCTATTTGACGTACAGGAAGGATTCCCGTCAAGGAACGGTACATACTACATTCTACCTACTCTTCTTGGAGTAAATGTCTTTACTTTCTTGTTCGCGCAGTTTGACCGTTACGTCGCTGTGTGCTATCCCTTCTTTTACGACAGTTACATCACGCAGCCCGTTGCGGTTGGAGCCTGCGTCTACAGCTGGGTCCACTCGTATTCAATATTACTGGCAATGAATGTGGTTCCTATTTCAATAGCTGCAAAAATAAGCGCATTTAGCATTGTGGCCTTACAGATTGTAGTCATCACTAAAATTCTAATGACTATAAAGCTGTATGTAATTGCCAGATATCAGATTGGACGAGACCCACCAAGCGCCGACAAGGAGAACAAGAAGGAATCACTGAGGATAATAGTGTTTGTAGTTATATCTTTCCTAGCCCTATGGTTTCCCGCGTTCATCAATATTATTGTGAAGCAGCAAAGGCTTCGCGCAGTCAGATTTAGAAACGAAGCGACTAACCTCTTTGCCATTATGGCGCGCTTTAACGCACTTACCACGCCCGCCGTGTACGTCTGGGGAAGCCCCGCGCTGCGCGAGGCTGTGAAGAGAGCCGTGTGGGGGAGAGTGTGCCCGAAGCGGAAACGCAGGTAG
- the LOC133140074 gene encoding trace amine-associated receptor 2-like, whose amino-acid sequence MLSLNATVPLSVDFDRPEDYFIFLFHIIFATSAVLLAGSVVIGISSTKSLRRQNRFIFMLNTSISDTLVGFSVYYLGLFDVQEGFPSRNGTYYILPTLLGVNVFTFLFAQFDRYVAVCYPFFYDSYITQPVAVGACVYSWVHSYSILLAMNVVPISIAAKISAFSIVALQIVVITKILMTIKLYVIARYQIGRDPPSADKENKKESLRIIVFVVISFLALWFPAFINIIVKQQRLRAVRFRNEATNLFAIMARFNALTTPAVYVWGSPALREAVKRAVWGRVCPKRKRR is encoded by the coding sequence ATGCTCTCGCTCAACGCCACCGTTCCCCTCTCGGTCGACTTCGATCGCCCTGAAGACTACTTCATTTTTCTCTTCCATATTATTTTCGCTACGAGCGCGGTCCTCCTCGCGGGCTCAGTGGTCATTGGAATCTCGAGCACGAAGAGTCTTCGGCGTCAgaacagatttattttcatgCTCAACACCAGCATTAGCGACACTCTTGTCGGATTCTCTGTGTATTATCTTGGTCTATTTGACGTACAGGAAGGATTCCCGTCAAGGAACGGTACATACTACATTCTACCTACTCTTCTTGGAGTAAATGTCTTTACTTTCTTGTTCGCGCAGTTTGACCGTTACGTCGCTGTGTGCTATCCCTTCTTTTACGACAGTTACATCACGCAGCCCGTTGCGGTTGGAGCCTGCGTCTACAGCTGGGTCCACTCGTATTCAATATTACTGGCAATGAATGTGGTTCCCATTTCAATAGCTGCAAAAATAAGCGCATTTAGCATTGTGGCCTTACAGATTGTAGTCATCACTAAAATTCTAATGACTATAAAGCTGTACGTAATTGCCAGATATCAGATTGGACGAGACCCACCAAGCGCCGACAAGGAGAACAAGAAGGAATCACTGAGGATAATAGTGTTTGTAGTTATATCTTTCCTAGCCCTATGGTTTCCCGCGTTCATCAATATTATTGTGAAGCAGCAAAGGCTTCGCGCAGTCAGATTTAGAAACGAAGCGACTAACCTCTTTGCCATTATGGCGCGCTTTAACGCACTTACCACGCCCGCCGTGTACGTCTGGGGAAGCCCCGCGCTGCGCGAGGCTGTGAAGAGAGCCGTGTGGGGGAGAGTGTGCCCGAAGCGGAAACGCAGGTAG